The Halodesulfovibrio sp. MK-HDV genome has a window encoding:
- a CDS encoding TA0938 family protein, producing GTPQTKCPVMGNTINKDLYADHNGKRVYFCCQMCSPKFKKNPKVFIKKLESQGVELEVVK from the coding sequence CGGCACACCTCAGACAAAATGCCCTGTTATGGGAAACACCATCAATAAAGATCTATATGCAGATCACAATGGTAAACGAGTGTACTTCTGCTGTCAGATGTGCTCGCCAAAGTTTAAAAAGAACCCGAAAGTTTTTATCAAAAAACTTGAAAGCCAGGGTGTAGAGTTAGAAGTCGTTAAGTAA
- a CDS encoding efflux RND transporter periplasmic adaptor subunit, with protein MQLPRYIGKVVFGAAAFALVGGIWASGILMPTDDDTSKVTQIKAEKQSADQVQTKGKVVWTCSMHPQIQLPQPGKCPLCFMDLIKLEIDANRAASESYRQIELDGNARKLAEVAVTPVTRQFASADLRMVGKVDYDESRVETISAWTAGRIDRLLIAKTGSTVRKGQPMAVIYSPELYSAQAELIQATKATSKLTSKSSSIIRKSVMNNISAAKEKLRLLGLSKGQIAAISKQKAPSKNLTVYAPQAGLVIRKDVVEGAYVKAGEPLYSIADLSAVWVILEAYETDLSWIKIGDKVNFTADAFPGEQFNGRIVYIDPTVDQKTRTVAIRIEVTNAGEKLKPGMFVQASQKKETSGDDSSLVIPASAPLITGKRAIVYVQNPDKEGVYEGREIILGAKSNNTYIVKSGLDEGELVVSKGAFKLDSALQIMAKPSMMSDTALLSASDQHNAHDDHKSNHLGAPSILISKLYFMNKDFEVLSKALQQKNSVAVQAQFTKIGNKLKSMETWMLEGEAMLAWKENGMLLANDCVLGAEASSYKRQHELFALALVHYKALKSAFGVEAAATSLTPNLQVPEKIKAQIGAALTAYIDVSEALSNDNADGARVALKGFANALNSILSAGLPEKTMQFWSEQKRTITSAIADMRNASDITGMRKGFFTVSKSMLDISKRMGISLNGNVYEVFCPMAFDNKGAAWLQQDENIRNPYFGAAMRNCGEVKNQLAVE; from the coding sequence ATGCAGTTACCTCGTTATATAGGTAAAGTAGTTTTTGGTGCCGCGGCTTTTGCTTTAGTGGGCGGGATATGGGCATCAGGTATACTTATGCCAACAGATGATGACACCAGCAAAGTTACCCAGATAAAAGCTGAAAAGCAGAGTGCTGACCAAGTGCAGACAAAGGGCAAAGTTGTATGGACATGCTCTATGCATCCGCAAATTCAGCTGCCACAACCGGGGAAATGTCCGCTGTGTTTCATGGATTTGATCAAATTGGAAATTGACGCCAACAGGGCCGCATCAGAAAGTTACCGCCAAATCGAATTGGATGGTAATGCTCGAAAGCTTGCAGAAGTTGCAGTTACCCCCGTTACCCGTCAGTTTGCATCAGCCGACCTGCGTATGGTTGGTAAGGTTGACTACGATGAATCCCGTGTAGAAACCATCAGCGCATGGACTGCGGGACGTATTGACCGACTGCTCATCGCCAAAACGGGTAGTACTGTCCGAAAGGGGCAGCCAATGGCTGTTATCTACAGTCCTGAATTGTATTCAGCGCAGGCAGAATTAATTCAGGCAACCAAAGCCACATCAAAGCTGACTTCAAAAAGTTCTTCTATCATCCGCAAATCAGTAATGAATAATATTTCGGCTGCTAAAGAAAAATTACGCCTTCTTGGTTTGTCTAAAGGGCAAATCGCAGCAATTTCCAAACAAAAAGCACCATCCAAAAACCTTACAGTATATGCTCCACAAGCAGGACTTGTGATACGTAAGGATGTTGTGGAGGGTGCTTATGTAAAAGCCGGTGAACCACTTTATTCTATTGCTGATCTTTCAGCTGTATGGGTAATACTTGAAGCGTACGAAACTGATTTGTCATGGATTAAAATAGGGGACAAAGTCAACTTCACTGCGGATGCATTCCCCGGTGAGCAATTTAATGGACGCATCGTATATATCGATCCAACGGTCGACCAGAAAACTCGCACCGTTGCTATACGAATTGAAGTTACAAATGCCGGTGAAAAATTAAAGCCGGGCATGTTTGTACAGGCATCTCAAAAGAAAGAAACTTCCGGTGACGATTCGTCTTTAGTAATTCCGGCATCAGCTCCATTGATTACTGGGAAACGAGCTATTGTTTATGTCCAGAACCCAGACAAGGAAGGCGTATACGAGGGTCGTGAAATTATTTTAGGTGCAAAAAGCAACAATACATACATCGTTAAAAGCGGGCTGGATGAGGGTGAGCTGGTAGTAAGTAAAGGAGCTTTCAAGCTTGATAGTGCGCTTCAAATTATGGCGAAACCAAGCATGATGAGCGACACTGCCTTACTTTCTGCATCTGACCAACACAATGCGCATGACGATCACAAATCAAATCACCTTGGTGCTCCATCAATCTTAATATCCAAGCTGTACTTCATGAATAAAGATTTCGAAGTGCTAAGCAAAGCCTTGCAACAAAAAAATAGTGTCGCTGTTCAAGCGCAGTTTACGAAAATTGGCAACAAGCTGAAGTCGATGGAAACGTGGATGCTGGAAGGCGAAGCAATGCTCGCATGGAAAGAAAACGGAATGTTGCTTGCCAATGATTGCGTTTTAGGCGCCGAGGCAAGTTCATATAAACGTCAACACGAACTTTTTGCGCTTGCCCTCGTTCACTATAAAGCTTTGAAGTCTGCTTTTGGTGTTGAAGCCGCGGCAACGTCACTAACTCCAAATTTACAAGTCCCTGAGAAGATCAAAGCACAGATAGGCGCTGCGTTAACTGCGTATATAGATGTTTCTGAAGCATTGAGTAATGACAATGCAGACGGAGCTCGTGTTGCACTGAAGGGCTTTGCCAACGCATTAAATTCAATTTTAAGCGCAGGATTACCAGAAAAAACTATGCAATTCTGGTCCGAACAAAAGCGAACAATCACATCTGCAATTGCCGATATGCGTAATGCCTCCGACATTACCGGAATGCGTAAAGGATTCTTTACAGTTTCAAAAAGTATGCTGGACATATCCAAACGTATGGGAATTTCACTTAACGGCAATGTCTATGAAGTATTTTGCCCAATGGCTTTTGATAACAAAGGGGCGGCTTGGTTACAGCAGGATGAAAACATCCGTAATCCATATTTTGGCGCGGCTATGCGTAACTGCGGCGAAGTCAAGAATCAACTTGCTGTAGAGTAA